A genomic window from Cytophagia bacterium CHB2 includes:
- the alc gene encoding allantoicase, whose amino-acid sequence MPAQKHIEVAAFAGLIDLAAERLGGEALWANDEFFAPKENLLKPGRGVFIPDKYTENGKWMDGWETRRNRVPGHDSCLIKLGIPGIIKGVDIDTNHFLGNHPPYAALEACLATADVEGKTLRESHGLWTTILAKSPLKPGSQNLFAIADEHCYTHVRLNIFPDGGVARLRIYGVAAPDFTRFKADELIDLVAIANGGLPVACSDMFFSPMINLIMPGRAQNMGDGWETRRRRGPGHDWIILKLGAPGKIQRIEIDTNHFKGNYPDTCSLEGCVSNAQAGDDLSRAEVDWMEILPKTKLQAHKQHFFEKELSTTAGPFTHIRLNIFPDGGVSRLRVWGTLEK is encoded by the coding sequence ATGCCAGCACAAAAGCATATCGAAGTTGCCGCCTTTGCCGGTCTGATCGATCTCGCGGCGGAGCGCTTGGGCGGAGAAGCGCTTTGGGCGAATGATGAATTTTTCGCGCCGAAAGAAAATTTGTTAAAACCCGGCCGCGGCGTTTTTATTCCCGACAAATACACCGAAAACGGCAAATGGATGGATGGCTGGGAAACCCGGCGCAATCGCGTGCCGGGCCATGATTCTTGCCTCATCAAACTCGGCATTCCGGGAATCATCAAAGGCGTTGACATTGACACCAACCATTTTCTCGGCAATCATCCGCCTTATGCTGCGCTGGAGGCGTGTCTTGCTACCGCGGACGTTGAAGGCAAAACATTGCGAGAGTCGCACGGCCTGTGGACCACAATACTCGCCAAATCGCCGCTGAAACCGGGCTCGCAAAATTTATTTGCCATTGCCGATGAACACTGTTACACGCATGTACGGCTCAATATTTTTCCCGATGGCGGCGTCGCGCGTTTGCGGATTTATGGCGTTGCCGCGCCTGATTTCACGCGGTTCAAAGCCGATGAGTTGATCGATCTCGTCGCAATTGCCAACGGCGGCCTGCCCGTGGCCTGCAGCGATATGTTTTTCAGCCCGATGATAAATCTCATTATGCCGGGCCGCGCACAGAACATGGGAGACGGCTGGGAAACCCGCCGCCGGCGCGGGCCGGGGCATGATTGGATCATCCTGAAATTAGGCGCACCCGGAAAAATTCAGCGCATCGAAATCGATACCAATCACTTTAAAGGCAACTATCCCGACACGTGTTCTCTTGAGGGTTGCGTGAGCAACGCGCAGGCCGGCGATGATCTCTCCCGAGCGGAGGTCGATTGGATGGAGATTCTCCCGAAAACCAAGCTACAAGCACACAAGCAACATTTTTTTGAAAAGGAACTGAGTACTACGGCCGGTCCGTTTACCCACATTCGCCTGAATATTTTTCCGGACGGCGGCGTCAGCCGCTTGCGGGTTTGGGGAACGCTGGAAAAATGA
- the msrB gene encoding peptide-methionine (R)-S-oxide reductase MsrB: MMNHALAAGDSSRVIPKLEKSKDEWRRLLQPKEYAVLFEEDTEYPHSSPLNHEKRAGTYICAACYLPLFSSEAKFESGTGWPSFFRPLTGHLGTKTDYKLLAPRTEYHCIRCGGHQGHVFDDGPPPTGQRWCNNGIALKFIPQGEQLPHLRN; the protein is encoded by the coding sequence ATGATGAATCATGCACTGGCCGCCGGGGATAGCAGTCGCGTCATCCCAAAACTCGAAAAGTCAAAGGATGAGTGGCGCCGACTATTGCAGCCGAAAGAATATGCCGTGCTGTTTGAAGAAGACACGGAATACCCGCATTCGAGTCCGCTCAATCACGAAAAACGCGCGGGTACTTATATTTGCGCTGCCTGCTATTTGCCGCTGTTTTCTTCAGAAGCAAAATTTGAAAGTGGAACCGGGTGGCCGAGTTTTTTCCGGCCGCTTACCGGGCATCTCGGCACCAAAACGGATTATAAACTCCTCGCGCCGCGCACGGAATATCATTGCATCCGTTGCGGCGGGCATCAGGGACATGTGTTCGATGACGGCCCTCCACCCACCGGACAACGCTGGTGCAACAACGGCATCGCGCTCAAATTCATACCGCAGGGAGAACAACTTCCGCATCTGAGAAATTAA
- the msrA gene encoding peptide-methionine (S)-S-oxide reductase MsrA, giving the protein MYIVSLVITFLLLACQNSEQAEQNPAPTPLTSAQTENLVTATFAGGCFWCMEAPFDVLPGVVSTTSGYTGGFKKNPSYDEVSAGTTGHAEAVQITYDSTQISYAQLLQVFWRNIDPLASNRQFCDSGSQYRSAIFYHNAEQQRLAVASKQQLENSGRFQQPIVTEIVAAAEFYPAEGYHQDFYKKNPLRYKAYRAGCGRDRRLQELWGETAH; this is encoded by the coding sequence ATGTATATCGTCTCGCTGGTCATCACATTCTTGCTGCTCGCTTGCCAAAATTCCGAGCAAGCCGAGCAAAATCCGGCGCCCACGCCTCTGACCTCCGCGCAAACGGAAAACCTTGTCACCGCCACTTTTGCCGGCGGCTGCTTTTGGTGCATGGAAGCGCCCTTCGATGTTTTGCCAGGGGTTGTATCAACGACATCAGGTTACACGGGAGGTTTCAAGAAGAATCCGAGTTATGACGAAGTATCTGCCGGCACAACAGGTCACGCTGAAGCCGTGCAGATCACTTATGATTCAACTCAAATCAGCTATGCGCAACTGCTGCAAGTGTTCTGGCGGAATATTGATCCCCTAGCCTCGAACCGCCAATTCTGTGACAGCGGTTCGCAATATCGCTCGGCCATTTTTTATCACAATGCCGAACAACAACGCCTGGCTGTGGCTTCGAAGCAACAACTCGAAAACTCCGGGCGCTTCCAGCAACCCATCGTGACGGAGATTGTTGCTGCCGCAGAGTTCTATCCCGCGGAGGGGTATCATCAAGATTTCTATAAAAAGAATCCTCTGCGCTATAAAGCCTATCGCGCCGGCTGCGGCCGGGATCGTCGGCTGCAGGAACTCTGGGGCGAGACAGCGCATTGA